From the Roseibium salinum genome, one window contains:
- a CDS encoding ABC transporter substrate-binding protein yields MKKFLAAAFASAFLTFAPQAQAQTPPNVLVVGQIAEPKSLDPHAVTAVNDFRILMNVYDGLVRYKDGTLEVEPGLAESWTISEDGKTYTFKLREGVTFHDGSPFNAEAVKFNFDRMLNEEHPYHDTGPFPLSFFFSTVDNVIAEDETTVTFELSAPYAPFLSNLAYPTGLIVSPEAVTQHGKDFGRQPSGTGAYKFAEWEANAKVVVTRNEDYWDGAPALEAVVFRPITDGNTRIAEMLAGGLDVMVEVPPDSLQQFTGDDFKVLEQAGPHVWFLILNAKEAPFDNKAARQAANYAIDKKALVENILQGTAEVAAGPTPPAFAWAHNEGLEPYPHDPEKAKELLKEAGYDGEELTFYVTEGGSGMLDPVAMGTAIQADLQEVGMNVKIETYEWNTFLGKVNPGLEGKADMAEMAWMTNDPDTLPFLTLRTDAMPDKGGFNSGYYSNPKVDELLEKAREATDQGERAELYKEMQEIVHEDAPWVFVANWKQNAVTKASVEGFKLQPSFFLMLQNVKKPQ; encoded by the coding sequence ATGAAAAAATTCCTAGCCGCGGCATTTGCCTCGGCCTTTTTGACGTTTGCACCGCAGGCGCAGGCGCAAACGCCACCCAATGTGCTGGTCGTCGGCCAGATCGCGGAGCCGAAATCGCTCGATCCGCATGCCGTCACGGCGGTCAACGACTTCCGTATCCTGATGAACGTCTATGACGGGCTGGTTCGCTACAAGGACGGCACGCTGGAAGTCGAGCCGGGTCTGGCGGAAAGCTGGACGATCTCCGAAGACGGCAAGACCTATACGTTCAAGCTACGCGAGGGCGTCACATTCCATGACGGCTCGCCGTTCAACGCGGAGGCGGTGAAGTTCAATTTCGACCGCATGCTGAACGAGGAGCACCCCTATCACGACACCGGTCCGTTCCCGCTGTCCTTCTTCTTTTCCACCGTTGACAACGTGATCGCGGAAGACGAGACGACCGTCACGTTCGAACTGAGCGCGCCCTATGCGCCGTTCCTGTCCAACCTTGCTTATCCGACCGGCCTGATCGTTTCGCCGGAAGCGGTGACGCAGCACGGCAAGGATTTCGGCCGCCAGCCTTCGGGCACCGGTGCCTACAAGTTCGCGGAATGGGAAGCCAATGCCAAGGTCGTCGTGACCCGAAACGAGGATTACTGGGACGGCGCACCGGCACTGGAAGCGGTTGTCTTCCGTCCGATCACCGACGGCAACACGCGTATCGCCGAAATGCTTGCCGGCGGGCTGGACGTGATGGTCGAGGTGCCGCCCGACAGCCTGCAGCAGTTCACGGGCGACGATTTCAAGGTTCTGGAACAGGCCGGGCCCCACGTCTGGTTCCTGATCCTGAACGCGAAGGAAGCGCCGTTCGACAACAAGGCCGCCCGTCAGGCCGCCAACTACGCCATCGACAAGAAGGCGCTGGTTGAGAACATCCTGCAAGGCACGGCGGAAGTCGCCGCAGGCCCCACGCCGCCGGCCTTTGCCTGGGCTCACAACGAGGGCCTGGAGCCTTATCCCCATGATCCGGAAAAGGCCAAGGAGCTGTTGAAGGAAGCCGGCTACGACGGTGAAGAGCTCACCTTCTATGTGACCGAAGGCGGTTCGGGCATGCTCGATCCCGTGGCCATGGGCACCGCCATTCAGGCGGACCTTCAGGAAGTCGGCATGAACGTCAAGATCGAGACCTACGAGTGGAACACTTTCCTCGGCAAGGTGAACCCGGGCCTGGAAGGCAAGGCGGACATGGCGGAAATGGCCTGGATGACCAACGATCCGGACACGCTGCCGTTCCTGACCCTGCGCACGGACGCCATGCCGGACAAGGGTGGCTTCAATTCCGGCTACTATTCCAACCCCAAGGTGGATGAGCTGCTGGAAAAGGCCCGTGAGGCGACCGACCAGGGCGAACGCGCCGAGCTCTACAAGGAGATGCAGGAAATCGTCCACGAGGACGCGCCCTGGGTCTTCGTCGCCAACTGGAAGCAGAATGCCGTCACCAAGGCATCGGTGGAAGGCTTCAAGCTGCAGCCGTCCTTCTTCCTGATGCTTCAGAACGTCAAGAAGCCCCAGTAA
- a CDS encoding ABC transporter ATP-binding protein, protein MNEMATQRQGDDVLLSIAEVERIFGGERKLFGGRTPAVHAVQSLTLDVRKGETLGVVGESGCGKSTLARLVVGLDLPTSGTITFEGEDLTALARKDRNALSRKVQYVFQDPVASLNPRKTIRTILEAPLKHLTDLDAKGRERRLQELLQAVNLAPEFLERYPHEFSGGQAQRIGIARALAAGPELIVLDEPVSALDVSVQAQVLNLLDRLKDQFGLTYIFISHDLSVVESVSDRVAVMYFGRMAELGPAREIFKSPLHPYTELLMRSAPAPGRHDLMSEDASAELPDPYNPPVGCAFAARCPRKTEICVAVRPAPDEAQGRGATHCAACYHPLAQA, encoded by the coding sequence ATGAACGAGATGGCGACGCAGCGCCAGGGCGACGACGTCCTGTTGTCCATTGCCGAGGTGGAACGGATTTTTGGCGGCGAGCGCAAGCTTTTCGGCGGCAGGACACCGGCCGTCCACGCGGTGCAGAGCCTGACCCTCGATGTCCGCAAAGGCGAAACGCTGGGCGTCGTCGGGGAATCCGGCTGCGGAAAGTCCACCCTGGCGCGCCTCGTCGTCGGTCTCGACCTGCCGACCTCGGGCACGATCACCTTCGAGGGAGAGGACCTGACGGCGCTGGCCAGGAAAGACCGCAACGCCCTTTCGCGCAAGGTTCAGTATGTTTTTCAGGACCCGGTTGCCTCGCTCAATCCGCGCAAGACCATCCGCACCATCCTGGAAGCCCCGCTGAAGCATCTGACGGATCTCGATGCCAAGGGCCGGGAGCGGCGCCTGCAGGAGCTGCTGCAGGCCGTCAATCTGGCGCCGGAATTCCTGGAGCGCTATCCGCACGAGTTTTCCGGCGGTCAGGCCCAGCGTATCGGCATTGCCCGGGCGCTGGCGGCCGGTCCCGAGCTGATCGTGCTGGACGAGCCGGTCTCGGCACTGGACGTTTCCGTTCAGGCGCAGGTCCTCAATCTGCTGGACCGGCTGAAGGACCAGTTCGGCCTGACCTATATCTTCATCAGCCACGATCTGTCCGTGGTGGAGAGCGTCAGCGACCGCGTGGCGGTGATGTATTTCGGACGCATGGCCGAGCTCGGTCCGGCGCGGGAGATCTTCAAGAGCCCGCTGCACCCCTATACGGAGCTGCTGATGCGCTCGGCGCCGGCGCCCGGGCGTCACGACCTGATGTCCGAGGACGCGTCGGCCGAACTGCCCGACCCTTATAACCCGCCGGTGGGCTGCGCGTTTGCGGCGCGCTGCCCGCGGAAAACGGAAATCTGTGTCGCGGTGAGGCCGGCCCCGGACGAAGCGCAGGGCCGGGGCGCGACCCATTGCGCGGCTTGCTATCATCCGCTGGCGCAGGCATAG
- a CDS encoding dipeptide/oligopeptide/nickel ABC transporter permease/ATP-binding protein, which produces MAETTLNAPAKPKQKSARPGTMALLLNNSLATGGLVVLAAICLIALAAPILPLANPDVTAPADRLMPALSEGHLLGTDHLGRDLLSRLIWGTRVSLAVGLSATAIAAFFGSLLGLVAGYAGGRVDTLIMRGIDMVMAFPYILLALAIVAVLGPGLLNALYAIALVNIPFFARNIRGITLGLSRREFVDAARLSGKTPVQILFIEVLPNVLPVIVITMSTTVGWMILETAGLSFLGLGAQPPQADLGSMLGEGRKILFTAPHVSIIPGLMIFVLVMSINLFGDGVRDVLDPRLRAGSLTRPVARTAVERDPADIPPPSEDDGVLDVRDMRTEFRIGGAVYKAVGGVDLNLAEGECLGIVGESGSGKSVTAMSIMGLVPTPPGRIAGGAAYLEGEDLFAASDRRIRDLRGGVVAYVFQDPLSTLHPLFTVGYQLKEAISTHQPLSSAQVRERAIELLSLVRIPNPRERLSAYPHELSGGMRQRVCIAMALANDAKVLIADEPTTALDVTVQSQILTLMNGLRRQRNTAILFITHDFGVVSALCDRVGVMYAGRIVETGRTDEVLANPQHPYTAKLIECVPVLGEPERRLDAIEGRPPVVNNLPEGCAFADRCPRVQPNCRSGEIELMMSSKERGVRCLYPLKTGETP; this is translated from the coding sequence ATGGCGGAGACGACACTCAACGCACCGGCCAAGCCGAAGCAGAAATCCGCACGGCCGGGCACCATGGCCCTGCTCCTCAACAACTCGCTGGCGACGGGCGGTCTGGTCGTTCTTGCCGCCATATGCCTGATTGCGCTTGCGGCTCCGATCCTGCCGCTTGCCAACCCGGATGTCACCGCACCCGCCGACCGGCTGATGCCGGCTCTCAGCGAAGGTCATCTTCTGGGCACCGATCATCTCGGCCGGGATCTGCTGTCCCGTTTGATCTGGGGAACCCGTGTCTCCCTGGCGGTCGGACTTTCGGCGACCGCGATTGCCGCGTTTTTCGGGTCGCTGCTCGGGCTGGTTGCCGGATATGCCGGCGGGCGGGTCGATACGTTGATCATGCGCGGCATCGATATGGTAATGGCCTTTCCCTATATCCTGCTGGCGCTGGCTATCGTGGCCGTGCTCGGGCCGGGGCTGCTGAACGCGCTTTACGCCATCGCCCTGGTGAACATCCCGTTCTTTGCACGCAACATTCGCGGCATCACGCTGGGCCTGTCGCGCCGGGAATTCGTGGATGCGGCCCGGCTGTCCGGCAAGACGCCGGTGCAGATTCTCTTCATCGAGGTCCTGCCTAACGTTCTGCCCGTCATCGTGATTACCATGTCGACCACCGTCGGCTGGATGATCCTGGAAACGGCAGGCCTGTCCTTCCTCGGGCTCGGCGCACAGCCGCCGCAGGCGGACCTCGGGTCCATGCTCGGAGAGGGGCGCAAGATCCTGTTCACCGCGCCGCATGTTTCCATCATTCCGGGCCTGATGATCTTCGTCCTGGTGATGAGCATCAATCTCTTCGGCGACGGCGTCCGCGACGTTCTCGACCCGCGCCTGCGCGCCGGTTCGCTGACGCGTCCCGTCGCCCGCACCGCAGTGGAGCGCGATCCGGCCGACATTCCGCCGCCTTCCGAGGACGACGGCGTGCTGGATGTCCGGGACATGCGCACCGAGTTCCGGATCGGCGGAGCGGTCTACAAGGCCGTCGGCGGCGTCGATCTCAATCTCGCGGAGGGCGAGTGCCTCGGCATTGTCGGCGAATCCGGGTCGGGCAAATCCGTCACCGCCATGTCGATCATGGGACTGGTGCCGACGCCGCCGGGCCGGATCGCCGGGGGCGCCGCCTATCTGGAAGGCGAGGATCTCTTTGCCGCCAGCGACCGGCGGATCCGCGACCTGCGCGGCGGGGTCGTCGCCTATGTGTTCCAGGACCCCTTGTCGACGCTGCATCCCCTGTTCACGGTCGGGTACCAGTTGAAGGAGGCCATCAGCACCCACCAGCCGCTTTCCTCGGCCCAGGTTCGCGAAAGGGCGATCGAACTCCTGTCGCTGGTGCGCATACCCAATCCGAGGGAAAGACTGTCGGCCTATCCGCACGAGCTTTCCGGGGGCATGCGCCAGCGGGTCTGCATCGCCATGGCGCTGGCCAATGACGCCAAGGTGCTGATTGCCGACGAGCCGACGACCGCGCTGGATGTCACCGTGCAGTCGCAGATCCTGACGCTGATGAACGGCCTGCGCCGGCAGCGGAATACGGCGATCCTGTTCATCACCCATGATTTCGGCGTGGTCTCCGCGCTCTGCGACCGGGTGGGAGTGATGTATGCGGGCCGCATCGTGGAAACCGGCAGGACCGACGAGGTGCTTGCCAATCCTCAGCATCCCTATACGGCCAAGCTGATCGAATGCGTGCCGGTGCTGGGCGAGCCCGAAAGGCGGCTCGATGCGATCGAGGGCAGACCGCCGGTCGTCAACAATCTGCCGGAGGGATGCGCCTTCGCCGACCGTTGCCCCCGGGTACAGCCGAACTGCCGTTCGGGCGAAATCGAACTGATGATGTCGTCGAAGGAGCGGGGCGTGCGCTGTCTTTATCCGCTCAAAACGGGAGAGACCCCATGA
- a CDS encoding FadR/GntR family transcriptional regulator, whose protein sequence is MRIPEGATDPQTRKRLRRTDMVAQQIREQIVEAGLQPGNRVPNDWLMPETVKVARGTLREALKVLEYQGLISTKSGPGGGVFVASVEPGAAIRLLDNLFLFDPPSIADIYALRKQLEPELAASVAGRLSVTAFQVLQGCIRLYEDEPKTAEEEYAQRLAELDFHEELARQCANPLLAFTCSFLLSLLRDMTVCRSIYKEPNPALRETGLHYQVRLLRAIKAGDAELCRTIMRDHMADAEKYMLERAAMRTRGAAGAQTGDLKP, encoded by the coding sequence ATGAGAATTCCAGAAGGCGCCACCGATCCCCAGACCCGCAAACGCCTGCGGCGTACCGACATGGTGGCCCAGCAGATCCGCGAGCAGATCGTCGAGGCCGGGCTTCAGCCGGGAAACCGGGTGCCGAACGACTGGCTGATGCCGGAAACCGTGAAGGTCGCGCGCGGGACCTTGCGCGAGGCCCTGAAGGTTCTGGAATACCAGGGGCTGATCTCCACGAAAAGCGGCCCGGGCGGCGGCGTCTTCGTCGCGTCGGTCGAGCCGGGGGCAGCGATCCGGCTGCTGGACAACCTCTTCCTGTTCGACCCGCCGTCGATCGCCGACATCTATGCATTGCGCAAACAACTTGAGCCGGAGCTTGCGGCCTCCGTCGCGGGCAGGCTCAGCGTCACGGCCTTTCAGGTGCTGCAGGGCTGCATCCGTCTCTATGAAGACGAACCGAAAACGGCCGAGGAAGAATATGCGCAGCGCCTTGCCGAGCTCGACTTTCACGAAGAGCTTGCCCGCCAATGCGCCAATCCGCTGCTGGCCTTCACCTGTTCGTTTCTGCTCAGTCTCCTGCGGGACATGACCGTCTGCCGGTCGATCTACAAGGAGCCAAACCCTGCCTTAAGGGAAACCGGCCTGCATTATCAGGTGCGCCTCTTGAGAGCGATCAAGGCGGGCGATGCGGAGCTTTGCCGCACGATCATGCGCGATCACATGGCCGACGCGGAGAAATACATGCTGGAGCGGGCTGCCATGCGCACGCGCGGTGCGGCGGGGGCTCAAACCGGAGACCTGAAACCATGA
- a CDS encoding ABC transporter permease, protein MAAYIAKRLLAAIPVLFGLTIIVFLIMAMIPGDPATAILGSYATPENVERLNKQLGLDKTLVEQYFIWIGNLLQGDLGRSYTLNRPVLDEVLERFSATLILAGTSLVLCSIFGLLAGIVSAVRQYGWADKVITLLVLIGISTPSFWLGLLLILVFAVNLRLFPASGMYAIYGGGDLMDLIHHLTLPALTLSVVATGVIARLTRTAMLEVLRQDYIRTARAKGVSERKVIYKHAFKSALVSVVPVIGIQAGFVIGGAVYIETVFQWPGIGTMLVTAISTRDLLLVQGGVLVVAAAYVLFNLFADVMQTLLDPRLR, encoded by the coding sequence ATGGCCGCCTATATCGCCAAGCGTCTGCTGGCCGCCATCCCGGTCCTGTTCGGACTGACGATCATCGTCTTCCTGATCATGGCCATGATCCCGGGCGATCCGGCAACGGCCATCCTCGGCTCCTACGCCACACCGGAAAATGTTGAACGCCTCAACAAGCAGCTGGGTCTCGACAAGACCCTGGTCGAGCAATATTTCATCTGGATCGGAAACCTGCTCCAGGGCGATCTCGGCCGGTCCTATACGCTCAACCGGCCGGTGCTCGACGAGGTGCTGGAGCGCTTTTCCGCAACGCTCATTCTGGCCGGCACCTCTCTCGTTCTGTGCTCCATCTTCGGCCTGCTTGCCGGGATCGTGTCCGCCGTGCGCCAGTATGGCTGGGCGGACAAGGTCATCACGCTGCTGGTCCTGATCGGCATTTCCACCCCGTCCTTCTGGCTCGGGCTGCTGCTGATCCTGGTCTTTGCGGTCAACCTGCGCCTGTTCCCGGCCTCGGGCATGTACGCGATCTATGGCGGCGGCGACCTGATGGATCTGATCCATCACCTGACGCTGCCGGCGCTGACGCTGTCGGTGGTCGCGACCGGGGTGATCGCCCGGCTGACGCGCACCGCGATGCTGGAAGTGCTGCGTCAGGACTATATCCGCACCGCGCGGGCCAAGGGGGTTTCCGAGCGCAAGGTGATCTACAAGCACGCCTTCAAATCCGCGCTGGTCAGCGTCGTTCCGGTGATCGGCATTCAGGCGGGGTTCGTCATCGGCGGCGCGGTCTATATCGAGACCGTCTTCCAGTGGCCCGGTATCGGCACCATGCTGGTCACGGCGATTTCCACCCGCGATCTTCTCCTGGTGCAGGGCGGGGTGCTGGTGGTGGCCGCCGCCTATGTGCTGTTCAATCTGTTTGCCGATGTGATGCAGACGCTTCTTGACCCGAGGTTGCGCTGA
- a CDS encoding acetamidase/formamidase family protein, with protein sequence MSEHLHLAHTIHKAHTHLGWDRTIEPVQVAKSGDRLLFECRDAAGGHFDKDSTTADIARMDPDAANPVTGPVYVEGAEPGDALKIRIEEFIPSGFGWTAILPGFGLLADQFQEPALKLWSYEPSGKIPAVFSDMAEVPLRPFVGTIGVAPAAPECHSVIPPRRVGGNMDIRDLTAGAVLYLPVEVPGALLSIGDTHAAQGDGEVCGTAIESAMDMVVCLEVIKNAAPRTPRFVTDGSSSRHLDGKGYIVTTGIGDDLMQASRDSVSAMIDLLSHMTGMPAEDAYMLSSVCGDLRISEIVDAPNWVVSFYFPRLVLG encoded by the coding sequence ATGAGCGAACATCTGCATCTGGCCCACACCATCCACAAGGCTCACACGCATCTTGGCTGGGACAGGACGATCGAGCCGGTGCAGGTCGCCAAGAGCGGCGATAGGCTGTTGTTCGAGTGCCGCGACGCGGCCGGAGGCCATTTCGACAAAGACAGCACCACGGCGGACATTGCCCGGATGGACCCGGATGCGGCGAACCCGGTCACCGGGCCCGTCTATGTGGAAGGGGCCGAGCCGGGGGACGCGCTCAAGATCCGGATCGAGGAATTCATCCCGTCGGGCTTCGGCTGGACCGCGATCCTTCCGGGCTTCGGGCTGCTGGCCGATCAGTTTCAGGAACCGGCCCTCAAACTGTGGTCCTATGAGCCTTCCGGCAAGATACCCGCCGTCTTTTCCGACATGGCGGAAGTACCGCTGAGGCCGTTTGTCGGCACGATCGGTGTGGCGCCGGCGGCCCCGGAATGCCATTCGGTGATCCCGCCGCGCCGGGTCGGCGGCAACATGGATATCCGCGACCTGACGGCCGGCGCCGTGCTCTATCTGCCGGTGGAAGTTCCCGGAGCGCTGCTTTCCATCGGAGACACCCACGCGGCGCAGGGCGACGGCGAGGTGTGCGGCACGGCGATCGAGAGCGCCATGGACATGGTGGTCTGCCTGGAGGTGATCAAGAATGCCGCCCCCAGGACGCCGCGCTTCGTTACCGACGGCTCCAGCTCGCGGCACCTGGACGGCAAAGGCTACATTGTCACGACCGGCATAGGCGACGACCTGATGCAGGCGTCCCGGGACAGCGTCAGCGCCATGATCGACCTGCTGTCGCACATGACGGGAATGCCGGCCGAAGATGCATATATGCTGTCATCGGTGTGCGGGGATCTGCGGATTTCGGAAATCGTCGATGCGCCCAACTGGGTTGTGTCGTTCTATTTTCCGAGACTGGTTCTGGGATAG